A portion of the Acidisoma sp. PAMC 29798 genome contains these proteins:
- a CDS encoding FAD-binding oxidoreductase gives MTAGLPSRLAACLGAGAVLTEAADVARYAEDWRGLYHGRPLAVVRPSSTAEVAECLRLCAEAGAAVVPQGGNTSLVGGATPSDDGRTVVLSLERLRQVRDLDPIDMTMTVEAGMTLASAQAAAEAAGLLLPLSIASEGSAQIGGVLATNAGGNNTLRFGNARDLVLGLEVVLADGAVWDGLRHLHKDNTGYCLRQLFVGSEGTLGIITAAVLRLQPGIRARAAAFCAVPSSEAALALLGRLRQWNAAELHAFEYMSGLSVALVLHHIAGTRLPVAAADHYVLIALATSVAGDLDSALEEPLAEAMEAGEVIDAAIARNEAQRRAFWQIREEHAEAQKRAGASVKNDVSVPLSRVPDLLRQAEAACAAAVSGIRVAPFGHLGDGNIHLNLVQPVGADAAAFLAQSEALMDLVNGVVLRLGGSFSAEHGVGRLKTDLMESWRGGVELGLMRAIKASLDPRGTLNPGVIFPPSDAL, from the coding sequence GTGACGGCAGGGCTTCCGTCGCGCCTTGCCGCCTGCCTTGGGGCGGGCGCGGTGCTGACGGAGGCCGCCGACGTCGCGCGTTATGCCGAAGATTGGCGCGGCCTCTATCATGGCCGGCCGCTCGCGGTGGTCCGGCCATCCTCCACGGCGGAGGTCGCTGAGTGTCTTCGTCTCTGCGCCGAGGCGGGCGCGGCCGTTGTGCCGCAAGGCGGCAATACCTCCCTGGTCGGCGGCGCCACGCCTTCGGATGACGGCCGCACCGTGGTGCTCAGCCTGGAGCGCCTGCGGCAGGTGCGTGACCTAGACCCGATCGACATGACCATGACGGTCGAGGCTGGGATGACGCTCGCATCCGCGCAGGCGGCGGCCGAGGCGGCGGGCCTGTTGCTGCCGCTGTCGATCGCCTCGGAGGGCAGCGCCCAGATCGGCGGGGTGCTCGCGACCAATGCCGGCGGCAACAATACGCTTCGTTTCGGCAATGCGCGGGATCTGGTGCTGGGGCTGGAGGTCGTGCTGGCCGACGGCGCGGTGTGGGACGGGCTGCGGCACTTGCATAAGGACAATACCGGCTATTGCCTGCGTCAGCTTTTTGTCGGCTCGGAAGGCACGCTCGGCATCATCACGGCGGCCGTGCTGCGCCTGCAACCCGGTATTCGCGCCCGCGCAGCCGCCTTCTGCGCTGTACCGTCTTCTGAGGCGGCGCTCGCCTTGCTCGGCAGGCTGCGGCAATGGAACGCGGCCGAGCTGCATGCCTTCGAGTATATGAGCGGACTCTCCGTCGCGCTGGTGCTGCACCATATCGCCGGCACCCGGCTGCCTGTGGCCGCCGCCGACCATTATGTCCTCATCGCATTGGCAACGAGCGTCGCGGGCGATCTCGACTCCGCCTTGGAGGAGCCATTGGCCGAGGCCATGGAAGCGGGCGAGGTGATCGACGCCGCCATTGCCCGCAACGAGGCGCAGCGCCGTGCCTTCTGGCAGATTCGGGAAGAGCATGCCGAGGCCCAGAAGCGTGCCGGCGCTTCGGTGAAGAACGACGTTTCCGTGCCCCTGTCGCGTGTGCCGGACCTGCTGCGGCAGGCCGAGGCCGCCTGTGCCGCTGCAGTGTCGGGCATCCGCGTCGCACCCTTCGGTCATCTCGGTGACGGCAATATCCACCTCAATCTGGTGCAGCCGGTCGGCGCGGATGCTGCGGCGTTTCTCGCTCAGTCGGAGGCGCTGATGGACCTCGTCAATGGCGTGGTGCTGCGCCTGGGCGGCAGCTTTTCAGCCGAGCACGGCGTCGGCCGGCTCAAGACCGATTTGATGGAAAGCTGGCGCGGCGGGGTGGAACTCGGGCTGATGCGGGCGATCAAGGCGAGCCTCGATCCGCGCGGAACGCTCAATCCGGGGGTGATATTCCCCCCGTCGGACGCGCTTTAA
- a CDS encoding D-alanyl-D-alanine carboxypeptidase family protein — protein sequence MRACLRWPLALCLAVAGALTLPSRATRADVLPPMSSIIVDAHSGQTLFQAQADAPRYPASLTKLMTLYMLFEALRDHRITLNQMMPVSEHAADVQPVKLGVRPGARLSVEESILGMVTLSANDAATAAGEFLAGGDETRFGALMTLKAHTLGMDDTVFRNASGLPDPAQITTAHDLAILARRLIQDFPDEYHYFSTPSFLFHGRVIFNHDNLLKYYPGADGMKTGYTNAAGHNLVSSALRGGVRLIGVVMAAPSNGFRDHQMMSMLDDGFATELGPAAGLSAVAATVAMRRAQQVAGTGPVVPVPATLPNGQRQVGSQVGLAMRGPSNWSLDLGSYPSKAAASTALRIGMRSAGGGVMHLASAKVGAHRKWHAWIASVSPAHARAACSAMNHYGRACTAIRPAGRELAER from the coding sequence ATGAGGGCTTGCCTTCGCTGGCCCCTGGCCCTTTGCCTCGCGGTGGCAGGCGCCCTCACGCTCCCGTCGCGCGCCACACGCGCTGACGTTCTGCCGCCGATGAGCTCGATCATCGTCGACGCCCATAGCGGTCAGACCCTGTTCCAGGCCCAGGCCGACGCCCCGCGCTATCCTGCCAGCCTGACCAAGCTCATGACGCTGTATATGCTGTTCGAGGCGCTGCGTGATCATCGCATCACCCTCAATCAGATGATGCCGGTGTCCGAACACGCCGCCGACGTGCAGCCCGTGAAGCTCGGCGTGCGCCCCGGCGCGCGCCTGTCTGTCGAGGAATCGATCCTCGGAATGGTGACACTCTCGGCGAATGACGCGGCGACGGCTGCGGGCGAATTCCTTGCCGGCGGCGACGAAACGCGGTTCGGCGCCCTGATGACCTTGAAGGCCCATACCCTTGGTATGGACGACACCGTGTTCCGCAACGCGTCTGGCCTGCCCGACCCCGCGCAGATCACGACGGCGCATGACCTCGCCATTCTGGCGCGCCGCCTGATTCAGGACTTCCCGGACGAGTATCACTACTTCTCGACGCCCAGCTTCCTGTTCCATGGCCGCGTGATCTTCAATCACGACAATCTGCTGAAATACTATCCCGGTGCGGATGGCATGAAGACCGGCTATACGAATGCCGCCGGACATAATCTGGTCAGCAGCGCCCTGCGCGGCGGCGTCCGCCTCATCGGCGTGGTCATGGCGGCGCCCTCCAATGGCTTCCGCGACCATCAGATGATGAGCATGCTCGATGATGGCTTCGCCACCGAGCTGGGGCCGGCCGCCGGGCTATCGGCCGTGGCCGCCACGGTGGCGATGCGACGCGCCCAGCAAGTCGCCGGCACAGGTCCGGTCGTGCCTGTCCCCGCCACGCTTCCCAATGGTCAGCGTCAGGTCGGCAGCCAGGTCGGGCTGGCAATGCGCGGGCCTTCGAACTGGAGCCTCGACCTCGGCAGCTACCCGAGCAAAGCCGCCGCCAGCACGGCTTTGCGCATCGGCATGCGCTCCGCCGGCGGCGGTGTCATGCATCTCGCCTCCGCCAAGGTCGGCGCGCATCGCAAGTGGCATGCCTGGATTGCCTCTGTGAGCCCGGCCCATGCCCGCGCCGCCTGTAGTGCCATGAACCATTACGGTCGGGCCTGCACCGCGATCCGCCCGGCCGGCCGGGAATTGGCGGAGCGTTAA
- a CDS encoding phasin family protein, giving the protein MQDDMNTTTEAGLEQAAAVTHEVLEQAGAASTKAFDTTVADMKNGMTKAASTFAASQSKFKEGVTKTMKTAEDVVAFGQGNLEAVIKSGQIWSTGWQDLSKQMASSMQASYEDAMTAFKAMTTVKSLKEAVDLQVGLARSTLEKSVAETSKYTDASMKLAEQAIAPISGRMTLAVENFSKTA; this is encoded by the coding sequence ATGCAGGATGACATGAACACGACGACCGAGGCTGGGCTTGAGCAGGCCGCCGCCGTGACGCATGAGGTGCTGGAGCAAGCTGGCGCTGCGTCCACGAAGGCCTTCGATACGACAGTTGCGGATATGAAGAACGGCATGACGAAGGCGGCATCGACCTTCGCGGCCTCACAGTCGAAATTCAAAGAAGGGGTGACCAAGACGATGAAAACCGCTGAAGACGTTGTGGCTTTCGGACAGGGCAATCTTGAGGCCGTGATCAAGTCCGGCCAGATCTGGTCGACCGGCTGGCAGGATCTTTCCAAGCAGATGGCCTCGTCGATGCAGGCTTCATACGAAGACGCCATGACCGCGTTCAAGGCGATGACCACCGTCAAGTCCCTGAAAGAGGCCGTTGACCTTCAGGTCGGTCTGGCCCGCTCGACCCTCGAAAAGAGCGTCGCTGAAACCAGCAAATATACCGATGCCTCCATGAAGCTCGCCGAGCAGGCGATCGCGCCGATCTCCGGCCGCATGACCCTGGCTGTTGAGAACTTCTCCAAGACCGCCTGA
- the clpS gene encoding ATP-dependent Clp protease adapter ClpS, which produces MSDSDRRNGGGADGPGTGVVVKTRTKTRKPAMYKVLMLNDDYTPMEFVVHVLERFFQKNRDEATRIMLHVHRRGVGVCGVFTYEVAETKVTQVMDLARQNQHPLQCTIEKE; this is translated from the coding sequence ATGAGCGACAGCGACAGGCGCAACGGCGGCGGCGCGGATGGCCCCGGTACAGGCGTAGTGGTCAAGACGCGGACGAAGACGCGCAAGCCCGCCATGTACAAAGTTCTGATGTTGAACGACGATTACACGCCCATGGAATTCGTCGTGCATGTGCTTGAGCGGTTCTTCCAGAAGAACCGCGACGAGGCGACTCGCATCATGCTTCACGTCCATCGGCGCGGCGTGGGCGTGTGTGGCGTCTTCACCTATGAGGTGGCGGAGACGAAGGTGACGCAGGTGATGGATCTGGCCCGTCAAAACCAGCACCCCCTGCAATGCACCATCGAAAAAGAGTGA
- the clpA gene encoding ATP-dependent Clp protease ATP-binding subunit ClpA encodes MLSRNLEQTLHRALSLASERKHEYATLEHLLLGLTEDTDAATVLRACGVDLDKLRGDLTEFLDKDLAGLATDRPGDPKPTAGFQRVVQRAAIHVQSSGRDEVTGANVLVALFSERESHAVYFLQLQDMTRLDAVNFISHGIAKAPGKSAPRTEKASSQDTPEQEEKSGRRGQDALTNYCVNLNKKAIAGKIDPLIGRENEIERTIQILCRRTKNNPLYVGDPGVGKTAIAEGLAKRIVEGDVPEVLAKCTIFSLDMGALLAGTRYRGDFEERLKAVVTELENHAGGILFIDEIHTVIGAGATSGGAMDASNLLKPALAAGTLRCIGSTTYKEFRNYFEKDRALVRRFQKIDVPEPNAEDAVKILRGLKTVYEKHHKVRYTDEAIRAAVDLSSKYIHDRKLPDKAIDVIDEVGASRMLLPEHKRRKTVTLRDIEEIVAKIARIPAKSVSADDKEILRHLERDVRSMVFGQDKAIENLAAAIKLSRAGLRDPEKPIGNYLFSGPTGVGKTEVARQLASVLGIQLVRFDMSEYMERHSVSRLIGAPPGYVGFDQGGMLTDAIDQHPHCVLLLDEIEKAHPDLYNILLQVMDHGKLTDHNGKTVDFRNVILIMTTNAGASDMAKAAIGFERDMRTGEDEDAIKRMFTPEFRNRLDAIIPFAALTQDVVGRVVEKFVMQLEAQLADRNVTIELSSAAKEWLAERGYDKLYGARPLARVIQEHIKKPLAEELLFGRLAKGGSVKVTMKDGKLDFDVTEATPPVVSRPGGEEGGTEKEPEEVE; translated from the coding sequence ATGTTGTCCCGGAATCTTGAGCAGACCCTTCACCGCGCGCTCTCCCTCGCCAGCGAGCGGAAACATGAATACGCGACACTGGAGCATCTGCTCCTGGGGCTCACGGAAGACACCGATGCGGCGACTGTGCTGCGCGCCTGCGGGGTCGATCTCGATAAATTGCGCGGTGACCTCACTGAGTTTCTCGACAAGGATTTGGCGGGCCTCGCGACCGATCGCCCTGGCGACCCGAAGCCCACCGCAGGCTTTCAGCGTGTCGTTCAGCGTGCCGCCATCCATGTTCAATCCTCCGGCCGTGATGAGGTGACCGGCGCCAATGTGCTTGTCGCCCTGTTCAGTGAGCGCGAGAGTCACGCCGTCTATTTCCTCCAGCTTCAGGACATGACGCGCCTGGATGCCGTCAACTTCATCAGCCACGGCATTGCCAAGGCGCCCGGCAAAAGCGCGCCGCGCACTGAGAAAGCCTCGTCGCAGGATACGCCCGAGCAGGAAGAAAAGAGCGGCCGTCGTGGTCAGGATGCGCTGACCAACTACTGCGTCAACCTTAATAAGAAGGCCATCGCCGGCAAAATCGATCCGCTGATCGGTCGCGAGAACGAGATCGAGCGCACCATCCAAATTCTCTGCCGGCGGACCAAGAACAATCCGCTTTATGTGGGCGATCCGGGCGTAGGCAAGACAGCCATCGCCGAGGGCCTGGCCAAGCGCATTGTCGAAGGCGATGTGCCAGAGGTTCTGGCCAAGTGCACCATCTTCTCGCTCGACATGGGCGCGTTGCTGGCGGGCACGCGGTATCGGGGTGATTTCGAGGAGCGTCTGAAGGCGGTTGTCACCGAGCTGGAAAACCATGCCGGCGGCATTCTGTTCATCGACGAAATCCACACCGTCATCGGCGCGGGTGCCACGAGTGGCGGCGCCATGGATGCGTCCAACCTGCTGAAGCCGGCGCTTGCGGCGGGCACGCTGCGCTGCATCGGCAGCACGACCTATAAGGAATTCCGCAACTACTTTGAGAAGGACCGCGCCCTGGTGCGCCGGTTCCAGAAGATCGACGTGCCCGAGCCGAATGCCGAGGACGCCGTGAAGATCCTTCGCGGCCTCAAGACCGTCTACGAAAAGCACCACAAGGTTCGTTATACCGATGAGGCGATCCGCGCGGCGGTCGATCTTTCCTCGAAATACATTCACGACCGTAAACTGCCGGACAAGGCGATCGACGTGATCGACGAAGTCGGCGCCAGCCGGATGCTGCTGCCCGAGCATAAGCGCCGCAAGACCGTGACGCTGCGTGACATTGAGGAGATCGTGGCCAAGATCGCCCGCATCCCTGCGAAATCGGTGTCGGCCGACGACAAGGAGATCCTGCGCCATTTGGAGCGGGATGTGCGCTCCATGGTCTTTGGCCAGGACAAGGCGATCGAAAACTTGGCCGCCGCGATCAAGCTGTCCCGCGCTGGGCTGCGCGACCCGGAGAAGCCGATCGGCAACTACCTGTTCAGCGGCCCGACCGGCGTGGGCAAGACCGAGGTCGCCCGCCAGTTGGCGAGCGTGCTCGGCATCCAGCTCGTCCGCTTCGACATGAGCGAATACATGGAGCGGCATTCGGTCTCACGCCTGATCGGCGCGCCGCCGGGCTATGTCGGCTTTGACCAGGGCGGCATGTTGACCGACGCCATCGACCAGCATCCGCATTGCGTGCTGCTGCTGGACGAAATCGAGAAGGCGCATCCCGACCTCTACAACATCCTGTTGCAGGTCATGGACCACGGCAAACTCACGGACCACAACGGCAAGACCGTGGATTTCCGCAACGTCATCCTGATCATGACGACCAATGCCGGCGCGTCCGACATGGCGAAGGCCGCGATCGGCTTTGAGCGGGATATGCGGACGGGCGAGGATGAGGATGCGATCAAGCGCATGTTCACACCGGAATTCCGCAACCGTCTCGATGCGATCATCCCCTTCGCGGCCCTGACGCAGGACGTGGTGGGCCGCGTCGTCGAGAAGTTCGTCATGCAGCTGGAAGCGCAGCTTGCCGACCGCAACGTGACGATCGAGCTGTCCTCGGCCGCGAAGGAATGGCTCGCGGAGCGCGGCTACGACAAGCTGTATGGGGCGCGGCCGCTGGCCCGAGTCATCCAGGAGCACATCAAGAAGCCGCTGGCGGAGGAGCTATTGTTCGGCCGTCTCGCCAAGGGTGGATCGGTGAAGGTCACGATGAAGGACGGCAAGCTCGACTTCGACGTCACGGAAGCGACGCCCCCGGTGGTTTCGCGGCCCGGCGGCGAAGAGGGCGGCACGGAGAAAGAGCCGGAGGAGGTCGAGTAA
- the ssuD gene encoding FMNH2-dependent alkanesulfonate monooxygenase, translated as MTIENGAISSSGAPPATEADVLWFLPTHGDGRYLATDVGARHVTMGYLSQIARAADELGYFGVLLPTGRSCEDSWVVASAMVPLTERLRFLVAVRPGLSEPAMTARMAATLDRMSDGRLLVNVVAGGDPTEMHGDGVWFEHGDRYEATDEYLTVWRRMLAGETFDFDGKHVKVEGAKLLYPPIQQPHPQLYFGGSSGDGQKVAAKHADVYLTWGEPPADVAAKIASAREAAAVEGRTFSYGIRLHVIVRETEEEAWAAADSLIKYVDEEAIATAQKAFSKFDSVGQQRMSALHGGRKDKLEVSPNLWAGVGLVRGGAGTALVGSPQQVADRMKEYMALGIDRFILSGYPHLEECYRFAELVFPLLPLKNTTGKDLGAARNAGPFGEVIANVVAPSRMKVAAG; from the coding sequence ATGACCATTGAAAACGGAGCCATATCTTCATCCGGTGCGCCTCCGGCGACCGAGGCGGACGTGTTGTGGTTCCTGCCGACGCATGGTGATGGGCGATACCTCGCGACGGATGTCGGGGCGCGTCATGTCACCATGGGCTATCTCAGTCAGATTGCCCGCGCCGCCGATGAACTCGGCTATTTCGGCGTCTTGCTCCCCACCGGTCGGTCCTGCGAAGATTCCTGGGTCGTGGCCTCGGCCATGGTCCCGCTGACCGAACGGCTGCGCTTCCTGGTCGCGGTGCGTCCCGGTCTATCTGAGCCCGCGATGACCGCGCGCATGGCCGCGACGCTCGACCGGATGTCGGATGGGCGCCTGCTTGTGAACGTGGTGGCCGGCGGCGATCCCACCGAAATGCACGGCGATGGCGTTTGGTTCGAGCATGGTGACCGCTATGAGGCGACGGACGAGTATCTCACTGTCTGGCGCCGCATGCTCGCGGGCGAAACCTTCGACTTCGACGGCAAGCATGTGAAGGTGGAGGGCGCTAAGCTGCTCTATCCGCCGATCCAGCAGCCGCATCCGCAACTCTATTTCGGCGGCTCTTCCGGCGACGGCCAGAAGGTCGCCGCGAAACACGCCGATGTTTATCTGACCTGGGGCGAACCGCCAGCCGATGTTGCCGCGAAGATCGCGTCGGCTCGCGAGGCGGCTGCGGTCGAGGGCCGCACCTTCAGTTACGGCATTCGCCTGCATGTCATCGTGCGTGAGACGGAGGAAGAAGCCTGGGCAGCGGCTGACTCGCTCATCAAATACGTCGATGAGGAAGCGATCGCCACGGCGCAGAAGGCCTTCTCGAAGTTCGATTCCGTCGGTCAGCAGCGCATGAGCGCACTGCATGGCGGCCGCAAGGACAAGCTGGAAGTCAGCCCCAATCTTTGGGCGGGCGTCGGTCTGGTCCGTGGCGGTGCCGGCACCGCGCTGGTCGGCAGCCCGCAGCAGGTCGCCGACCGGATGAAGGAATATATGGCTCTCGGTATCGACCGGTTCATTCTGTCCGGCTATCCGCATTTGGAGGAATGCTACCGCTTCGCGGAGCTGGTCTTCCCGCTGCTGCCGTTGAAGAATACCACGGGCAAAGACCTCGGCGCCGCCCGCAATGCGGGGCCTTTCGGTGAGGTCATCGCGAACGTGGTGGCGCCGTCACGGATGAAGGTCGCGGCAGGTTAG
- a CDS encoding HdeD family acid-resistance protein, with translation MSGSPYNAPLTVGRGAPGHRWSWFVALGIVQIIIGILCWLDVVAASIAGVVVIGALLLVGGVLQVVHAFAVRGWSHFLLHVLMGVVYVVGGLFLMEEPLRGSLIVTIVISVMLIFAGIARLVMAATHRHIPGLWLVVLSGIISLAVGILLYLSLPWASLWVVGTLIAVELVFHGISWVQFGLSLKHTR, from the coding sequence ATGTCCGGCAGCCCCTATAACGCACCGCTCACAGTCGGGCGTGGCGCCCCCGGTCATCGCTGGAGCTGGTTCGTCGCCCTCGGCATCGTGCAGATCATCATCGGCATCCTGTGCTGGCTCGATGTCGTGGCCGCCAGCATCGCGGGCGTCGTCGTCATCGGCGCGCTTCTTCTCGTCGGTGGCGTTCTTCAGGTGGTGCATGCCTTCGCCGTGCGCGGCTGGAGCCATTTCCTGCTCCATGTGCTGATGGGCGTCGTTTACGTCGTGGGCGGCCTGTTCCTGATGGAGGAGCCGCTGCGCGGTTCCCTGATCGTCACGATCGTCATCTCCGTCATGCTCATCTTCGCCGGCATCGCCCGTCTCGTCATGGCGGCCACGCATCGGCATATCCCCGGCCTCTGGCTGGTCGTGCTGAGCGGCATCATCAGCCTCGCCGTTGGAATACTCCTCTACCTGAGCCTGCCCTGGGCGAGTCTTTGGGTCGTCGGCACGCTGATTGCCGTCGAACTCGTCTTTCACGGCATTTCCTGGGTGCAGTTCGGCCTCAGCTTGAAGCACACCCGGTAA
- a CDS encoding Tim44 domain-containing protein, with translation MRRYLMLLAALLPLMGALGAVPAEARLGGGHSFGSRGSQSYFSPRPTGLAPGAAPFERSQAPVGGMNNYGRPAGYGMGGTMFGRHPFASGLMGGLIGAGIFGMLFGGGFFHSGLGFGGLFGTLIQLLILFFVIRFLFRMFVGNRGGGMARPNVAPTGGTPGGWQGVNSGMGGGMNAAQPLQITAADQSAFEQCLVYVQQAWGNQDIAAISRAATPEMVGYFNEQLANLTRQGLRNRVADIRVETMELSDAWSEGDTDYATAAMRFSMLDMTENGRGQVVDGSATTRALVTEIWTFTRRRGGHWMLAAIQQTR, from the coding sequence ATGCGCCGCTATCTCATGTTGCTCGCCGCTCTTCTCCCCCTGATGGGGGCGCTCGGCGCGGTTCCAGCGGAAGCCCGGCTCGGCGGCGGCCATTCCTTCGGCAGCCGTGGCAGCCAAAGCTATTTCTCGCCCCGCCCGACGGGTCTCGCGCCTGGCGCGGCGCCCTTTGAGCGCAGCCAGGCGCCGGTCGGCGGTATGAACAATTACGGCCGCCCCGCCGGCTACGGCATGGGCGGCACGATGTTCGGGCGCCATCCCTTCGCCAGCGGCTTGATGGGCGGCCTGATCGGGGCCGGCATCTTCGGCATGCTGTTCGGTGGCGGCTTCTTCCATTCCGGCCTGGGCTTCGGCGGTTTGTTCGGCACGCTCATTCAGCTTCTGATCCTGTTCTTCGTCATCCGCTTCCTGTTCCGGATGTTCGTGGGCAACCGAGGCGGCGGCATGGCGCGCCCGAATGTCGCACCGACCGGCGGAACACCGGGCGGATGGCAAGGCGTCAATTCCGGCATGGGGGGCGGCATGAACGCCGCCCAACCTCTGCAGATCACGGCCGCCGATCAGTCCGCGTTCGAGCAGTGCCTGGTCTATGTGCAGCAGGCCTGGGGCAATCAGGACATCGCGGCCATCAGCCGCGCCGCCACGCCCGAGATGGTCGGCTATTTCAATGAGCAGCTCGCCAACCTCACGCGTCAGGGCCTGCGCAACCGGGTCGCCGATATTCGGGTCGAGACCATGGAATTGTCCGACGCCTGGTCTGAGGGCGATACCGACTATGCCACTGCGGCCATGCGCTTCTCGATGCTGGACATGACCGAAAATGGGCGCGGTCAGGTCGTCGATGGCAGCGCCACGACGCGCGCTCTGGTGACAGAGATCTGGACGTTTACGCGCCGGCGTGGCGGCCACTGGATGCTCGCCGCGATCCAGCAGACGCGGTAA
- a CDS encoding TldD/PmbA family protein encodes MSAAFDPRERLADLLAHARRAGADEADAVLFSGTSLSVSRRMGQIEHVERSEGRDLGLRVFVGERSAIVSASAIDEAAFADMAQRAVAMARVVPADPLSSVAPLREIPPADLDLDDPSEPDAQALGELAGIAEDAARSMPGITNTEGADAGFSRSEAVLATSRGFSGSYRRTGHSVSATALAGAGTGMQRDYDYSSAVYAADLEDPAGIGRRAAEQALARLNPTRPKTARMSVVYDPRVSASLLGHLSGAVNGASVVRGTSFLKERMGQRIFAHGVTVRDDPRRRRGLRSRPFDGEGQPTAPLDIIADGILTSWILDSRSARQLGLTSTGHAARGTSGPPGPSATNLYLEPGPLSPTELMADITEGLYVTELIGSGVNGITGDYSRGAAGFLIRNGALAEPVAEITIAGNLTDMFATLTPANDLRFRRGTDAPTIRIDGMMLAGA; translated from the coding sequence ATGAGCGCCGCTTTCGATCCGCGCGAGCGGCTGGCCGATCTTCTGGCCCATGCCCGCCGCGCCGGTGCGGACGAAGCCGACGCCGTGCTTTTCTCCGGCACCTCCCTCTCCGTCAGCCGTCGCATGGGTCAGATCGAGCATGTCGAGCGCTCCGAAGGCCGTGACCTCGGCCTGCGCGTGTTCGTCGGCGAGCGTTCGGCCATCGTCTCGGCTTCGGCTATCGATGAGGCCGCCTTCGCCGATATGGCGCAGCGCGCGGTCGCCATGGCCCGCGTCGTGCCCGCCGATCCGCTGAGCAGTGTCGCGCCCTTGCGGGAGATTCCCCCCGCCGATCTCGACCTCGACGATCCGTCCGAGCCTGACGCGCAGGCGCTCGGCGAACTGGCGGGCATTGCGGAGGATGCGGCGCGGTCGATGCCGGGCATCACCAATACCGAAGGCGCGGACGCGGGCTTCAGCCGTAGTGAAGCGGTGCTCGCGACCAGCCGGGGCTTCTCTGGCTCCTATCGCCGCACCGGCCATTCGGTCTCCGCGACAGCCCTCGCCGGCGCCGGCACGGGCATGCAGCGTGACTATGATTATTCCAGCGCCGTCTATGCGGCCGACCTCGAAGATCCGGCGGGCATCGGCCGCCGCGCCGCCGAACAGGCCCTGGCGCGTCTCAATCCGACGCGGCCAAAAACCGCCCGGATGTCCGTGGTGTATGACCCGCGCGTCTCCGCCAGCCTGCTCGGCCATTTGTCAGGTGCGGTGAACGGCGCCAGCGTCGTGCGCGGCACAAGCTTCCTGAAGGAACGGATGGGCCAGCGCATCTTCGCCCATGGCGTGACAGTGCGTGACGATCCGCGTCGCCGCCGTGGCCTGCGCTCCCGCCCCTTCGATGGAGAAGGCCAGCCGACTGCGCCGCTCGACATCATCGCCGACGGCATCCTGACGAGCTGGATCCTCGATAGCCGCAGCGCGCGCCAGCTCGGCCTGACCTCAACCGGTCATGCCGCGCGTGGCACATCCGGGCCGCCGGGCCCTTCCGCGACGAACCTTTATTTGGAGCCCGGCCCGCTCAGCCCCACCGAGCTGATGGCCGATATCACTGAAGGCCTGTACGTGACCGAGCTGATCGGCTCCGGCGTCAATGGCATTACCGGCGATTACAGCCGGGGCGCAGCCGGCTTCCTGATCCGCAACGGTGCGCTGGCCGAGCCGGTGGCGGAAATCACCATCGCCGGCAACCTGACCGACATGTTCGCCACGCTCACGCCCGCGAATGACCTGCGGTTCCGTCGCGGAACGGACGCCCCGACAATTCGCATTGACGGTATGATGCTCGCGGGGGCGTGA